In Carya illinoinensis cultivar Pawnee chromosome 6, C.illinoinensisPawnee_v1, whole genome shotgun sequence, a single genomic region encodes these proteins:
- the LOC122312340 gene encoding 60S acidic ribosomal protein P1-like, translating into MSSSELACTYASLILHDDGIAITAEKIATLVKAAGVSVESYWPSLFAKLAEKRNIEDLILNAGAAGGGAAAPVALSAPAGGAAAAAAPAVEEKKEEPKEESEDDDMGFSLFD; encoded by the exons ATGTCTTCCAGTGAGCTTGCTTGTACCTACGCCTCCTTGATTCTCCACGACGATGGGATCGCAATCACT GCAGAGAAGATTGCGACGTTGGTAAAAGCTGCAGGCGTCTCTGTTGAGTCTTACTGGCCTAGCCTTTTTGCAAAGCTTGCCGAGAAGAGGAACATTGAAGACCTCATTCTGAATGCTGGTGCTGCGGGTGGTGGTGCTGCTGCTCCAGTAGCTTTGTCTGCTCCTGCTGGTGGTGCTGCCGCTGCTGCTGCTCCTGCAGTCGAAGAAAAGAAG GAAGAGCCAAAGGAAGAGAGCGAGGATGACGACATGGGATTCAGCTTGTTTGATTAG